TAAAATCATTGATACTCTTTGTTTGTTCCACCTCCCCATGACTCCACTCAGCATAAGCAATGGGAAATGGATGAATGATCCTCTTGATCAATGAACGGTTTTCCTTAAAGAACGGATGACCTGTGAGTGACTCTGGCTGCTGTGTCAGCCTGTGCAGACGCAGCACAATTCGCTGCGTACCTCAGCCTGAGGACATGGTCCCCCCGTGTCCCCCAGGGACCCCCGGGAACAGGATGACTGCTTTCCCCCAGCGCCCGACAGACCTGCCTTCCCACCCAATCCTGCCCCTGGCTCCTTTTCCTGGAGACGCAGCACAAAGCCAGATGCCCAAATCGATagcacccctcccccatcatcCTCGCTGTCCCGCACTTTTGGGAGTGCTTGCGATAAAATATTTATACGTTTGGGAGTTGGCCTGGGAAATcactttaatttaaaaaatgcagcCTAGCATAAGCTGCTCTTAGCTTACATTAAACTGACTTAACAAAATGTGAACTTATGCAAAAAATATCCGAGATACATAGAGCTTACGGAAGCACTAATACAAAAAGGCAACATACACTCAATATGTATTTAAACGTTATTTTCCCATTTATTTCATGTGCATTTCATACTATGTATTACTAGCATATTCTTGACTTGAGTGTTTTTTGCTGTGTCTGGAAAGGTATTTAAAAGTAAATCCGACTGACATAAAATCTGActcaccggggggggggggacaggattCATCCACTTCATGTTAAACCAGCGGCACTCGCTCAGGCTGAACATCACCAATGTGACCCCATCAAACTGATGTGCAGCCTGACACAATCCTCTGCTTTCACATCCCTGTTTTACATTTATCTGGCATTTACTCAAAGCAACGTCCTGATTGGATAAAGCACCCACAGCAACGTCCTGATTGGATAAAGCACCCACAAGCAGGTCCCTCATGCATAATCCCCAGGCGCAGGACAAAATTACTTCAGCTGAGTCTCCATTACACGCACCCCtaccctcctgcccccccccccccagctgccccccTGAGGTGGGTTTGCCTGAAAGAACCCAGAGAAAAGCATCAACTCAGAAACGTTTTCCTCCACTGCAGGTCCCTGGCTTCCTATGAGACCTACTGAAGTATTACTTTATGAAACATTATTGCAAATGTATAGAAGACGCACTGTGCCAATCTAATAATAAACTCATAATACGGGCAGTAGGAGCAGAGAAGCGGAGATTTGGGCTGAAGCACGAACCGGGGGGGCCATGGAAATGAGTCAATTTAAATGCATGACTTGAAAAACGGCCCCTTCTGCCGGGTGGGTCTCCCCGGGGGGGAATGGCACCAGCAGTCAGCTCTCTGCCTATGTGGCCACGCCGAGGGGGGGCCCGTCATGTTCGGGGTGGGGAGGGGCCTGATTGCCCCCATATACAGGCTTAATACCTAATTGAAAGGGAGAAATGAAGCTTCTTGTGTGACAGTGGTTTAACTTTTGGAGTCACACGATATACTTAAATGTTCTTATTGGTTTCtgaattaatattttcctgTACATGATATAATACAGGAAAATTTGTTCTCTGGAACAGCATTGGTCTGGCTGCCCtgtgcaggatggatggatggatggatggatggatgggcagtATTTCGATATGTGTCATTAGTGAAGGATGAGAGGAGTGGGGTATgtcactctctgtctctctctctctctcctgaaGGACTGTCTCATCCTGGAGAAGAATGAGCACCATCCAGTCTGCTCCTTCCAGGATGACTTCCAGGAATTTGAGATGATTGACGATGAGGATGAGGacgatgatgaggatgaggaagacGAGGCAGACCCTGAggcatctcccccctccccaacttTAGGGTTGCTGCAGAAGAGCCGGCCCACCACCCTGAACCTCACCTCAGCTGTGTCACAGGTGGGAGTATACAGGGGTGAGGCCCCAGCTGCAAGCTGATTGGCCCCGGAGTGACCCCTCCCCtctcactcactgattcaaaacatccAGTCTCTCACTAGCTGAAAACATAGGTTGGCCCCTGTATATGAACTACAGCCCCTCTTATGCCTTGCCCTCATATGACGGACACTCTCATTACCCATTAAACTTCCTTCCTGCATATAGCCTCAGCATTAACGTCTTTCCCGATGAATCATTACATTCATCCGCACTATTAAACCAGCTATAGTTCACAAGCAGACAGGAAGTCCCTGTCGGTCGGCATGGCGATTGATGTATGTGCCTGACTCCCCGTAGGATTCgctgaacaacaacaacagcttCTCCCCCCGAAAAGGAAGCTGGCAGGAATCGCTCCGTTACCCCGCCCCACACGGTAAATATATTCCATTCCCGAGGTCAGCGAATGCTTCTGGCCCGTGGATTACCATGAGGCTCCTAATGCAAGCCATCAAAATGTCTGCCACCAGAAGAGCTTAGTGCATTATCTTCTGTACTCATCTTTCTTAATACTTTTTCCATTAATATTCATTGATATTAACGTATAATCCCACTAGTGATTTACAAAAGTGTAAGTGAGTTTAAGTTATAATAATGTGGTCAGTTTGCCTTGTTCTATCAGCATccattttgaaatgtgattttattaGTGACTCACTGAAATCCAAACTTCACTTGCTGTCGACATTAATCATTCCTGGTCTTGCTTTTTGTCCTGATATGTGCCTTTTTTGTGTTTCAGGACGGGTATCTCCTGATCATTCCGGCCTTGAGGAAGGTGAACATGTGAAAGGTCAAACTGCTGCGCCCCCGGTCAAAGGTAGACTCTCTGGAAAGTCCAAGGACACTGGGCATCTGCTCTAGGTCCCTCCTGTACAGAGAGGAGATAAAATAGACAACGTTTGATCCACTCATGGTAGACAGCCATAGCACAGATGTTGTCTTGCTGCCAGAATCTCTATCGATTCCTTTGTTCCCTGATGGGTAGATGCCACCTAAGCACCAGGGCAGGTATTTCGGTTCTGGGACCTCACTCAAAAAGTCACCCCAGctgtttcaaaaactaaataaataggtaGTGAGTTGATTCAAAAGATCGTAGCCAGCTAACTGGTTAGCAGAACAAACTTCTTCAGGATCTTGTAAATAAGGAActtgtttattaaatattcattgtagtgactgtttgtggccagtGGGGGTCAAACCTCAGGCATCCCACATAAATGCATAGTTTGAGTTGTGGTAAATGCTACCATTGCCTAAGCAGTGTCTCTTTCCAACAGAGTCTTTCGATCAACACAAAATGTCCAGCAGCTCCGACACGGAGGGTGAGCCCAGCGTAGAGGCCCCAGCCCAGGGCGACGGCGTGCCTGTTGTAGGCGAGAGTTCCCAGTGCTCCGACACAGAAGTTGACCAAGACCTCAACAGCGCCTGTGCCAGAAGGCGCAGGTCCCAATCCAGACAAGCCAATGAAACATATACCATCACCACTGAGTCGGCTGTTGACCCTGAGCTGGAGAATGACGTGACTTCAGGTACCAGCAAATGCCTTTCCCCCTCACCACCAGCCAGCAATGATTCCGGAACCCCCTTGACAGAAGATGAactagaccaagattttgacGTTGACTTTTTGTCCAAGAATACGAATGACTTGGTCTGCAAAGAAGCTGAGGACTCATTCTATGTAGAGTTTCCTCCGATTGAACCATGCGAAATAGCCTTTATGTCATCAGCTGGTCAGCCCAATGCTGACCAAGCGGAGGTTTTCTCTGACCATCATAGAGTCATTCAAGATCATGCATCTGGAGCCTCTAATGACACAAACTCCCCATCATCTGACCCGGGCATCGCAGACATGAAGGGATGCAACATGTACGCAACTTCGGACCAGCAGAGCGATGACCTGAGCACTCCTGGCTCTGATTCGGACGTAGAGGGTGAGCTGGAGGCAGCCTTTGCCTGCGGGGGTCCCTTGGTCAGTCACATGATCTCATCCATCTCAGAGACTGAGCTGGACCTGACAAGTGACAGCAGCAGTGGCCGCTCATCCCACCTCACCAACTCCATCGAGGAGGCCAGCTCACCCACTTCTGATCAGGAGTTAGAGACCGAGCTGGAGCAAGACAGCGGGATTGTGGGTATCAAGGCTTCTCTGCTCCTTGGGCAGCCCGAGCCCATCAAAGATGCTTCACCCACTGATGAGCCAGAGATGCAGGAGCAGCTAGATGACAGTCAGGCATTGATGGGGATGCAAAGTATTGATGATGTCATCTATGAGCACACGGCCGACCCCGACGAGACCCTGCCACCCACAGACTGCTGTGACGATAAGCTTTCCCAACAGCTGGTGCTGAAGATTGAACCAGACCACAGCCTGGAGAGCTTTAAAAGGTCCTTCTACTTGCCCATAGGGCCAAAACTCATGCCCGCCGTGGATGACAGTGACTGTGATTCTGAGTCAGAATCAGAGGATGAACTGAGTGAGAATTCGGATTCCCCCTGGCTGCTCAGCAATCTCGTCAACAAAATGATCTCTGAGGGCTCCTACCCCATCAGCTGTCCAGAGGACTGCTTTAAAAGGTCTGCCTCCATCTCGGACACCATTTCCCCCTCATCAGACTTGGAGGCAGATGCTTTTAATGATCATTTTGAAGTCCAGCAGCAGAGGCCAAAGTCGAATGATGACGTGCAGGAGGAGAGTTCAGATGAAAACGACAAACACTTAGGTCTGATTGCGTCAGCTGATTCCAAGGAGGAACTCAAGGGTGATGAGATGGTTCGGCCAGAGAGCAGAGTGGGCCTATCAGGAAACAGCGACACATCAGGCACGTGTGTATATGCAAAGGACAACAACACCCCCATGCCCAAGGAAGCATACAGCCGCAGAATGATAAACCCAGGAGGTCATGGTGTGGCCTCAGGTCCAGCTTCTCCCAAAGACCTGGACAGCTCTCCTGGTCCCAGGTTGGATAAAAACATTATACAAGAGGAGCAGGAGCCTGATAATGACCTGTCAATGAAAATGACAGGACATCAACCCCATGAGCTCATTGAAGATATGGAGAGCGATGAAGAAAGGGAGAACATGAGGTTACTGGACCGGATGACTGAGGTGAAGAACAGCCTCACTCTGGACATTCCCACCACCCAGACTAACCGCTGCTTCAGCTTGACCTTTTCCACTGACAACGACGAGGGCTCCTTCCCAGTGTCCCTCCACGGTTCCCCCTATGGCGAGGTCTACCTGGACAGCTCTCCGCCCGTCGACGAGAGCGTCCAGGCCCACAGACCCACCGAGAATCTGATGGGCAGGCACATGGATGAATCACTAGCCTACGACTCGGTCAAGTACACCTTGGTGGTGGATGAGAACGCCACCCTGGAGCTGATCAGTCTGAGGAGGTGCACGTCCGTCCTGAGTGATGACAGCGACATATCTACGCTGTGCGACGACCGCCCCCTGGAAGTGGGCGGTGAGTTTGGCCAGGGTGGAGAGAACCTGAGTGTCATCAGTTCTTCCGAGGACTCGTCCCCAGAGGCTGAAATTCCCTTCTCCAAGAAATTCCTCAATGTCTTTGTCAACAGCACCACACGCTCATCTAGTGAGTACAACCCCTAATGAAACAAACTGTGAAAGTTATTATTGCAACAAAATAGCATTTACTAGTACTACAACTACTAGCTGAACAACAAGAGCCACGTAGAATACCTGTCcccaataaaaatgttattCCTCTCCTTAATTAGTTGTATGTCCTAGGATTCCCATACTTAATTGCATACAATTAATCTTTTTTACATTCCTTCACATTAAATCACTTGATCTTCTATGTAGtatatttaaaatgtgctttttataAGTAAAACATCAATTTGAAGTTTGATTTTACTCGTCcgagcagtttttttttttacaatttgcTTGTGTAACCaaatatattttgtgttttttggtgtgtgtgtgtgtaatatatatatatatattgctaatatgtaatgaaaatatttaattaattaacagcCATTGTTTTTAATTGTTATACCAGTGGGACCTTGTACTACTGTGCATTTTCGGTTCCTGTTCGAATGTAATTTGGTGTTATTGATCTGTCTTACCTCTGCCTTTTCATGCAGGTACAGAGTCATTTGGGCTTTTCGCTTGCACCATTAATGGACAGGAGAGAGAACAGACACACAGGGCTGTATTCAGGTAAATCttttaagggggggggtggttaatgCTGTTTTTCAGCCCAGGGGAAGATTTTTGTTGGCCAACAGCAAATAGGGTAGCCTTCATATTGTCTGAAAGGACACGTGGTTTTCTTGGGCTTAGGCCCGTTGTTTTAATCTCTGGGGTTACACTAGTAATATAAGGTAGATTCAGGCCAGCGAGAAGCTTAAGTTGCATCACAGTATTTGTACAACATGCATTTCGTAGTATTGGGGGctatttttttcattataaagCTGTATCCACAAAGGAGCAGCTGGGATTAACACCTGACACCATGAATGCTAACCCTGGATCTCCGCGGTGGTCCCTCAGTCCGAGGCTCAGGACAGGGAGCAGTTCAGTAGTTAAGAGGCACAGATGACGTGACAGGAGACTGCAGTCACGGTGACGTGGTTAAGGGTATGGCCGCGTAACCCGAAGCACCCTGCTTTGTGACCTTAATAAGGCACTTGACCTTGGACAGTATTTAACCATATGAAGGGATACAGCTATATGACTGTAAATGGAGTCTCTCTGAACAGAAATTGATTAACGACAAGGAAAGGTAATATGTATGAATTGCGAAAGTCCTTTCTGTTCTGCTTGTAGACTATGTGTAAGGAGAGACTATGTATGGCTCTGCTAAATTCTCAAGGGCTTCACACTGTGGCGTGATGCTCACATTCCGTGTCACGAGACACTCTGGCGCCAGGTGCCATGGAGACAATGCCGTCTCCCATGGCAACCCGCTAGGAAGAGAAGCAGGAGGAGTCACCTGCCCCTCGTGCCTGAGCGTGTGACTAGTgctaagtcccccccccccccccaccaaatctGTGTCTGGAGGGCAACGCGGCGGGTGCGTAGCGTAATGAGAGACCTCATTAGTGTGGAAGCCAGCAGCTCCTGGGGGCAGAGTGTGGGGTCCCCCCCCCTAGGACAGAAGGGGAACACCTCCCACCACGTTCTCCAAGGGGGTCGGGAGCAGCTGGACAGGGACACGGGGACCGTCTGAGGCTATTGTGTTACAGCGCTAATGAGCTGATGATGTCACATCCACGGGGGCGGGGGGTATTACTGAAACCCAAGCCTGACCCAAAAAGCAAATTATGCCACATACAATATGGAGTTACTGTGTCATTATGCTCTGCTCTATATGCtctatttaaattatttatgttCCATTTCTCATCTTCTGTTGGAATTCTCACTGTGGGGGAGCAGAGATCAATCCATCCATGCAGGAAACGAGTTACCATTCTGTGATATGTGACGGGCATCCCGGctctctgccgccccctgcagGTTCATCCCCAGGCATGCAGATGAGCTAGAGCTGGACGTGGACGATCCCTTGTTCgtagaggaagaggaggatgactACTGGTACCGAGGATATAACATGCGCACCGGGGAGAGGGGCATCTTCCCTGCCTACTACGCCCACGAGGTCGTCGGTCAAGCCAGGGAGCTTGGGGGTGAGCAAAGCCAGAAATGGGAATCATGATTTGGAGGAATTGAGTATGGATCAGCTTGATGATGGGGATGATGAGTGACAGCACACTGAGGAACAGGAAAGGAGTGTGACTTGTACCATTATGTCAGGACCTGTTTCCAGGTCACCTTTCGTCAAAGAGAAGCGATGACACCAATGTATATTACAAGGAATGCAGGATGAGGGACATTAGGCACTAATCAATGCACTCAACTCCGCACACCTGACACAGCCCCCCCAGACACTGAGACTGCCATATCCTTGTAGCATTAATACACAGATGACCATGGTCTTGCAGGGCTGAAGAGGGACACATCCTGGATGGAGAGCTTCAGCGTTCAGTTCCTTGGGTCGGTGGAGGTGCCCTATCATCAGGGCAATGGCATCCTGTGTGCTGCAATGCAGAAGGTAGGCTGAGCAGACCTCTATCCCCGGGGCTGAGCAGACCCCTATCCCCGGGGCTGAGCAGACCTCTAACCTCGGGGCTGAGCAGACCCCTATCCCCGGGGCTGAGCAGACCTCTATCCCCGGGGCTGAGCAGACCCCTATCCCCGTGGCTGAGCAGACCTCTATCCCCGGGGCTGAGCAGACCTCTATCCCCGGGGCTGAGCAGACCCCTATCCCCGGGGCTGAGCAGACCTCTATCCTCGGGGCTGAGCAGACCCCTATCCTTGGGGCTGAGCAGACCTCTATCAACGGGGCTGAGCAGACCCCTATCCTCGGGTCTGAGCAGACCACTATCCTCGGGGCTGAGCAGACCCCTATCCTCAGTCTTCCTGGAGATCATCTCAGGCGTTTCACCTTAGATCTGCAAGGCTGAGGGTCAGTGTGCCATGACACAAGTAAACCGGCCACATAGATCAAAAGTCCACACATATGCACCAAGATCTTCTCAAACCCAACAGAGATGATGCTGGATGTCTTGCACCAGGGGTATGCTGTGCAAATGGTGACTGCACCAGGATCAGGGTTGAGGTTTGACTAATCCTCCCCATTGTTCCTGCCGCTGTAGATCGCCGTCACGCGGAAGCGGACAGTACATGTGCGTCCCCCTGTGCTGTGTGACCTGGAGATCAGCCTGCAGGGCATCAAGCTGGTCATGAGTCTGGACGACGACTTCGGGGAATTGGATGAGGTGAGGCCTGGGGTGCCAGTGCAACCTGGGGTGCTTTGCCCTCACTGCAGGGCTCTGTCGAGGTTGTTAGCAGGAGTGCGGGAGCGTCACGGGCAGGATAGAGGGCACCGCCATGTAGCCAGACAGAACTAGCAGCAAGGATCCAGTGTGTCAGGTACAGAGTGAGGACTGGGTGAAGACCCACACGGTAAAGGAGAATCCGAAATGGGGGGGCGAGTTAGTTAGGGACAACAAGGATGTAAAAGATGGTTACAAAGTGAGACACTCTTCAGCCCAGCATCTTGGGGGTGGAAGTTAGAGCTGTAACAAAGCAAAATACAGCAATTGGTATTAATTACTGGGAATAGGGGTGATGAAATAAATCATCTGCCACCTCACCCCCTCCCAAACCAATGGCAGCCCCCCTAACCCTCGCCTGACAGTGAGTCGGTGCAGTGAGAGTGTGGAATTAAGCAGCTGCCATC
This window of the Paramormyrops kingsleyae isolate MSU_618 chromosome 1, PKINGS_0.4, whole genome shotgun sequence genome carries:
- the mapk8ip2 gene encoding C-Jun-amino-terminal kinase-interacting protein 2; the protein is MADRAEMFSLSTFRSLSPPSCRQAHDISLEEFDDEDLSEITDDCGIGLNYDSDPYDKDCLILEKNEHHPVCSFQDDFQEFEMIDDEDEDDDEDEEDEADPEASPPSPTLGLLQKSRPTTLNLTSAVSQDSLNNNNSFSPRKGSWQESLRYPAPHGRVSPDHSGLEEGEHVKGQTAAPPVKESFDQHKMSSSSDTEGEPSVEAPAQGDGVPVVGESSQCSDTEVDQDLNSACARRRRSQSRQANETYTITTESAVDPELENDVTSGTSKCLSPSPPASNDSGTPLTEDELDQDFDVDFLSKNTNDLVCKEAEDSFYVEFPPIEPCEIAFMSSAGQPNADQAEVFSDHHRVIQDHASGASNDTNSPSSDPGIADMKGCNMYATSDQQSDDLSTPGSDSDVEGELEAAFACGGPLVSHMISSISETELDLTSDSSSGRSSHLTNSIEEASSPTSDQELETELEQDSGIVGIKASLLLGQPEPIKDASPTDEPEMQEQLDDSQALMGMQSIDDVIYEHTADPDETLPPTDCCDDKLSQQLVLKIEPDHSLESFKRSFYLPIGPKLMPAVDDSDCDSESESEDELSENSDSPWLLSNLVNKMISEGSYPISCPEDCFKRSASISDTISPSSDLEADAFNDHFEVQQQRPKSNDDVQEESSDENDKHLGLIASADSKEELKGDEMVRPESRVGLSGNSDTSGTCVYAKDNNTPMPKEAYSRRMINPGGHGVASGPASPKDLDSSPGPRLDKNIIQEEQEPDNDLSMKMTGHQPHELIEDMESDEERENMRLLDRMTEVKNSLTLDIPTTQTNRCFSLTFSTDNDEGSFPVSLHGSPYGEVYLDSSPPVDESVQAHRPTENLMGRHMDESLAYDSVKYTLVVDENATLELISLRRCTSVLSDDSDISTLCDDRPLEVGGEFGQGGENLSVISSSEDSSPEAEIPFSKKFLNVFVNSTTRSSSTESFGLFACTINGQEREQTHRAVFRFIPRHADELELDVDDPLFVEEEEDDYWYRGYNMRTGERGIFPAYYAHEVVGQARELGGLKRDTSWMESFSVQFLGSVEVPYHQGNGILCAAMQKIAVTRKRTVHVRPPVLCDLEISLQGIKLVMSLDDDFGELDEFDRCSHFFQMKNISFCGCHPKNNCYFGFITKHPTLNRFACHVFVSQESMRRVAECVGRAFQEYYQEHLEYACPTEDIYLE